A single window of Rhodococcus jostii RHA1 DNA harbors:
- a CDS encoding hydroxypyruvate isomerase family protein yields MVSPAYTVNCSILLTDIPLLERPQAARDAGFDAVEFWWPFATPVPADDEVDSFVRAIRGAGVQLTGLNFAAGDMPAGDRGILSDPGQVSAFRDNVDVAIGIAESLGTRAFNALYGNRLDTVEVDRQDAIAAENLAYAGQAAEKIGAVVLIEPVSGAPAYPLKTAADAVAVIDRVRSEHGVETLRLLADLYHLEVNGDDVGAAIDTYADRIGHVQIADAPGRGEPGTGTLDIDGYLKRLAGHGYAGYVGLEYKATRPDTFDWLTRELRGARRVEA; encoded by the coding sequence ATGGTTAGCCCTGCTTACACTGTCAATTGCTCGATTCTGCTGACCGATATCCCCTTGCTCGAGCGACCGCAGGCTGCCCGGGATGCCGGATTCGACGCCGTCGAGTTCTGGTGGCCCTTCGCCACGCCCGTCCCCGCCGACGATGAGGTCGACTCCTTCGTTCGTGCGATCCGCGGCGCCGGCGTGCAGCTGACCGGTCTGAACTTCGCCGCAGGCGACATGCCCGCCGGCGACCGGGGAATCCTGTCCGACCCGGGACAGGTCTCCGCCTTCCGCGATAATGTCGACGTCGCGATCGGTATCGCAGAATCGTTGGGCACCAGAGCATTCAATGCTCTCTACGGCAACCGGCTCGACACGGTCGAGGTGGACCGGCAAGACGCGATCGCCGCCGAGAACCTGGCGTACGCCGGGCAGGCGGCAGAGAAGATCGGTGCGGTCGTACTGATCGAGCCGGTCAGCGGGGCGCCGGCCTACCCGCTCAAAACGGCCGCCGACGCGGTCGCGGTCATCGACCGCGTACGCAGCGAGCACGGCGTCGAAACGCTGCGGCTCCTCGCGGACCTCTACCACCTCGAGGTCAACGGCGACGACGTCGGCGCCGCGATCGACACCTACGCGGACCGCATCGGGCACGTACAGATCGCGGACGCACCCGGCCGCGGCGAACCCGGCACCGGAACCCTCGACATCGACGGCTACCTGAAGAGGCTCGCCGGACACGGCTACGCCGGCTATGTCGGGCTCGAGTACAAAGCCACCCGGCCGGACACCTTCGACTGGCTGACCCGTGAGCTGCGCGGCGCGCGCCGCGTCGAGGCCTGA